One part of the Lemur catta isolate mLemCat1 chromosome 13, mLemCat1.pri, whole genome shotgun sequence genome encodes these proteins:
- the LOC123649047 gene encoding zinc finger protein 781-like — protein sequence EKNLTNVKNVAKPLPSVHTLVNIRKFILERNPTTVKNVAKPLEGAQTLVYIREFILEKNPTNVKNVAKPLPSAHTSLNIRECILKRNPITVKNVAKPLASAQTLVNIREFIPERNPTNVKNVAKPLPGTRNFIYIREFILERNPTNVKNVAKPLPGAQTLANIREFILERNPTNVKTVAKPMPRTQTFIYINEFILERNPTNVKNVAKPLPSAHTLVLIRELV from the coding sequence gagaaaaatcttacaaatgtaaagaatgtggcaaagcctttgcCCAGTGTTCATACCTTAGTGAAcataagaaaattcatactggagagaaaccctacaactgtgaagaatgtggcaaagcctttagaAGGCGCCCAGACCTTAGtatacataagagaattcatactggagaaaaaccctacaaatgtgaagaatgtggcaaagcctttacccagtGCTCACACCTCACTCAACATAAGAGAATGCATACTGAAGAGAAACCCTATAactgtgaagaatgtggcaaagcctttagccAGTGCTCAGACCTTagtaaacataagagaattcataccgGAGCGTAATCCTACAAATGttaagaatgtggcaaagcctttgcCTGGCACTcgaaattttatttacataagagaattcatacttgagagaaaccctacaaatgtaaagaatgtggcaaagcctttacctgGTGCTCAGACCTTAgcaaacataagagaattcatactggagagaaaccctacaaatgtgaagactGTGGCAAAACCTATGCCTCGTACTCAAACCTTCATATACATAAacgaattcatactggagagaaaccctacaaatgtgaagaatgtggcaaagcctttgcCCAGTGCTCACACCTTAGTTCTCATAAGAGAGTTAGTATAA